In Pleurocapsa sp. PCC 7319, the following are encoded in one genomic region:
- the psaJ gene encoding photosystem I reaction center subunit IX — MGKFLSTAPVLIMALLFVTAGILIEFNRFYPDLLFHPLS, encoded by the coding sequence ATGGGAAAATTTCTTTCCACTGCACCAGTATTGATTATGGCTCTGTTGTTTGTTACAGCAGGGATTTTGATCGAATTTAATCGTTTTTATCCAGATTTGTTGTTCCACCCCCTGAGTTGA